The Embleya scabrispora genome contains the following window.
TCGCATGCGAAGGGCCCTCCCTGTCGGACGTCGCGGGGGCGCCGCCGGTCGTGACGGTGGACACCACCCGCTCGAATCGCCCGCGCTTACCCGGGTCCTCGCCCACCCAATCGCCCCACGCTTGCTCGCGTGGCGGATTCACTCGGTCGGCGAGCCCGCCGAGCCGGTCGATCGGGTGTGAGGTTCATGATCCGCGCGTGAGGCGGATCGACCCGGGCGGTGGGAAAGACCGCCCGGAGCCCGTGCCCGTCGGGTCGTTCGACGGGACTCCGGACTCCGGGCGACGTACCGCGTCACCGAGGCGACGACGTACCCGACGGCGCCGGCCGAGCTAGCTGCACGTCTTGCCGATGGCGCGCGGCGGACAGTCGGCGTAGTCGAGCAGGTGCAGCACCGCGTTCTTGTTCCGAGTGGTCTCGCGCGGGATCACCTCGTCGGGCGGATAGAAACCGCCACCGCCGGAACGGGGGTACATCTCGAAGGTGTAGGCGTAGATTCGCTGGTCGCCCCAGAGCCAGTCGTCGATCGTGCCGTCCGTGATGTAGAGGTCGGACGACTGCTCGGGGGTGTAGCCGTTGGTCGCGGCCATCGCCCGGCCGATCGTGGCGAACGTGTTGTACTCGTCGAGCGTCATGCCCGGTACGACGTTGGTGTAGGTCCAGCCGAACGGCCACAGCACCAGTTCGCTGTAGGTGTGGAAGTCGATCGCGGCCGTGATCTGCTGCTTGCCGCCGATCCTGCGTCCGCGCACCCAGTCGGCCATCGCCTTGACCTCGGGCGACGACTCGGCTCGCGGACCTCGATAGGTCTCACTCGACGGGACGGGCGAGGAACCGTTGCAGCAGCCGAACTTGTAGTTCCAGTTCCGGTTCAGGTCGGTGCCGACGTTGCTCGAACCGGCGTTGGGCTGACGGTTCTTGCGCCAACTGCGGTACGCGCCGGTGGCGATGTCGAACTCGCCGCCGTCGGGGTTGACGTCGGGCATGATCCAGATCTCGCGGCTGTCCACGAGCGACTTGATCCGGGCGTCGTTCGCGTAGCCGTCGCCGAGCAGCTTGATCAGGTAGAGCGCCATCTCGACGGTCAGGTGCTCACGGGCGTGCTGGTGGGCGGTGAACAGCACTTCCGGCTCGTTCTCGTCCACGGTGGGATTGTCGGAGATCTTCAGCAGATACAGGTCGCGCCCCTGATAGGTGCGGCCGATCACCTGTTTGGTGATGATGTCCGGATGGTTCGCGACGGCCTTGTCCAGCTCGGTGACCATCTCGGCGTAGTTGTGGTAATTCGAATCGGACGGCGGGAAGTCGAACGCGTGCGCGTCCGTCTCCGGCGTGCGCGCCGACGACGCGTCGACGCGGAATCCGAGTGCCCTGATCCGACGGACCTCGGACGGCGTCGCGGTGATCACGAGTCGACTGTCGTCGACGCCGTCGATCGAGGCGCCGGTGCCGGCGACGGCGGTGCGCTGCTCTGCCGTGCGCACCCCGGCAACCTGGTATTCGGCCCCGGACTCGACCTTGTCCGTGCTCGAACTACCCTGTCCTACAGCCGAGTTGGATGTGGCGGTCAACAGCACGACCGCGCCGGCGAGCGCGCCGGCCACTGCCGACATACGCCTTCTCCCGCCGACCGATGTCCGTGTTCGTGTTCTCTTCACGCATGCCTCCTGATGAGGGCGGCGTCGGCATTCCCCGACGCCGGAGGGGGTTTCCTCGCGTGCGGACGACCGCCTCCGCGGTGAGGGCCGGGCGGCAGTCGAGATTGCGTCTCCGAACAACGGTGGGGCGTCACGGCCCGAGGGCACAGCCGAATCGACGTGGGGACGAGGACCCGGTGACATCGGTTGCCGGCGGCACGGCCGGAAGCCGAACACGAACGCGCGACCGAAGGTCGGAGGGGACGAACGCGCGCTGTACGGGAAACCACTTCCCGCTCCCGGCCCCGGTCCCTCACGAAAGCGTTTCGCGGGTCGCGGACCCGG
Protein-coding sequences here:
- a CDS encoding M14 family metallopeptidase — encoded protein: MSAVAGALAGAVVLLTATSNSAVGQGSSSTDKVESGAEYQVAGVRTAEQRTAVAGTGASIDGVDDSRLVITATPSEVRRIRALGFRVDASSARTPETDAHAFDFPPSDSNYHNYAEMVTELDKAVANHPDIITKQVIGRTYQGRDLYLLKISDNPTVDENEPEVLFTAHQHAREHLTVEMALYLIKLLGDGYANDARIKSLVDSREIWIMPDVNPDGGEFDIATGAYRSWRKNRQPNAGSSNVGTDLNRNWNYKFGCCNGSSPVPSSETYRGPRAESSPEVKAMADWVRGRRIGGKQQITAAIDFHTYSELVLWPFGWTYTNVVPGMTLDEYNTFATIGRAMAATNGYTPEQSSDLYITDGTIDDWLWGDQRIYAYTFEMYPRSGGGGFYPPDEVIPRETTRNKNAVLHLLDYADCPPRAIGKTCS